In Gossypium arboreum isolate Shixiya-1 chromosome 6, ASM2569848v2, whole genome shotgun sequence, the following are encoded in one genomic region:
- the LOC108480513 gene encoding fatty-acid-binding protein 2-like isoform X2, translating into MRNTWLFFMDLDGGGSPYIFPLEPFVSNGFGAHLFSQFSSFLDSSLYHSKHLYVPGSLAFREAFSCMSKFTGAILFWFSSMSTSKLSRDISSGNQCGLESRSCESSALVKHLFSCKNNLAGCRFASDSRGLFGTPLVFGKISSFAMRSFFGEAEALRHIPLLSLAAALIPPLDNLSSKVLAVPLDNTELQMQELMDRRPCEVGQGCGSLSFLDLNRRRLAIEPRTGIEFPTILDNMLDTQNNSSLASEVLVGTGSRTMKIIKIKSLKVYAFGFYIHPYSVCKKLGAKYASIPVDELNKHNDFYQDLLSEDIGMTVRLVVNCNGMKVNTVRDAFEKSLRARLVKTNPNTDYRCLSTFGSYFTQDIPLPAGTIIDFQRTADGQLITKIGGNQIGAVHSKDLCSE; encoded by the exons ATGCGGAATACTTGGTTGTTTTTCATGGATTTAGATGGAGGAGGGTCTCCATATATTTTTCCCTTGGAGCCCTTTGTTTCTAATGGTTTTGGAGCTCACTTGTTTTCGCAGTTTAGTTCGTTTCTTGACAGCTCTTTGTACCATTCTAAACATTTGTATGTACCTGGTAGTCTCGCATTTCGAGAAGCTTTTAGTTGTATGTCGAAGTTTACAGGGGCTATACTGTTTTGGTTCTCTAGTATGTCAACTTCGAAGTTGAGTAGGGATATATCATCTGGTAATCAATGTGGTTTGGAATCTAGGAGTTGTGAATCTTCAGCTCTGGTTAAGCACCTATTTTCTTGTAAGAATAATCTTGCTGGATGTCGGTTTGCCTCTGATTCAAGAGGCCTATTTGGTACCCCTCTTGTTTTTGGTAAAATTTCGAGTTTTGCAATGAGAAGCTTCTTTGGAGAAGCAGAAGCACTCCGACACATTCCTTTGCTATCATTAGCTGCAGCTTTGATACCACCATTAGACAACTT ATCTTCAAAGGTACTAGCTGTTCCACTTGATAACACTGAACTTCAAATGCAAGAACTCATGGATCGAAGGCCTTGTGAAGTCGGTCAAGGATGTGGCAGTCTATCTTTTCTAGATTTGAACCGAAGACGACTTGCTATTGAACCCAGAACTGGCATTGAGTTCCCAACAATATTGGATAACATGTTAGATACACAGAATAATTCTAGTTTAGCTTCCGAG GTGCTTGTTGGTACTGGATCAAGAACCATGAAGATCATCAAAATTAAGTCTCTGAAGGTGTATGCATTTGGTTTTT ATATTCATCCATACTCTGTTTGCAAGAAATTGGGTGCAAAGTATGCCTCTATTCCAGTGGATGAACTGAACAAACACAATGACTTTTATCAGGATCTTCTTAG CGAGGATATTGGTATGACTGTAAGGCTAGTTGTTAACTGCAATGGGATGAAAGTCAATACAGTAAGAGA TGCATTTGAAAAATCTCTTCGTGCTCGTTTAGTAAAG ACAAATCCCAACACTGATTATCGCTGCCTCAGTACATTTGGTTCCTACTTCACTCAAGATATTCCATTGCCTGCA GGAACAATAATTGACTTTCAGCGGACAGCTGATGGACAACTAATTACCAAAA TCGGAGGTAACCAGATTGGAGCAGTCCATAGCAAGGACTTATGCAGTGAGTAA
- the LOC108480513 gene encoding fatty-acid-binding protein 2-like isoform X1 — translation MRNTWLFFMDLDGGGSPYIFPLEPFVSNGFGAHLFSQFSSFLDSSLYHSKHLYVPGSLAFREAFSCMSKFTGAILFWFSSMSTSKLSRDISSGNQCGLESRSCESSALVKHLFSCKNNLAGCRFASDSRGLFGTPLVFGKISSFAMRSFFGEAEALRHIPLLSLAAALIPPLDNLSSKVLAVPLDNTELQMQELMDRRPCEVGQGCGSLSFLDLNRRRLAIEPRTGIEFPTILDNMLDTQNNSSLASEVLVGTGSRTMKIIKIKSLKVYAFGFYIHPYSVCKKLGAKYASIPVDELNKHNDFYQDLLSEDIGMTVRLVVNCNGMKVNTVRDAFEKSLRARLVKTNPNTDYRCLSTFGSYFTQDIPLPAGTIIDFQRTADGQLITKIGGNQIGAVHSKDLCRAFFDMYIGDFPVSEQTKEDIGRNVANIIRRC, via the exons ATGCGGAATACTTGGTTGTTTTTCATGGATTTAGATGGAGGAGGGTCTCCATATATTTTTCCCTTGGAGCCCTTTGTTTCTAATGGTTTTGGAGCTCACTTGTTTTCGCAGTTTAGTTCGTTTCTTGACAGCTCTTTGTACCATTCTAAACATTTGTATGTACCTGGTAGTCTCGCATTTCGAGAAGCTTTTAGTTGTATGTCGAAGTTTACAGGGGCTATACTGTTTTGGTTCTCTAGTATGTCAACTTCGAAGTTGAGTAGGGATATATCATCTGGTAATCAATGTGGTTTGGAATCTAGGAGTTGTGAATCTTCAGCTCTGGTTAAGCACCTATTTTCTTGTAAGAATAATCTTGCTGGATGTCGGTTTGCCTCTGATTCAAGAGGCCTATTTGGTACCCCTCTTGTTTTTGGTAAAATTTCGAGTTTTGCAATGAGAAGCTTCTTTGGAGAAGCAGAAGCACTCCGACACATTCCTTTGCTATCATTAGCTGCAGCTTTGATACCACCATTAGACAACTT ATCTTCAAAGGTACTAGCTGTTCCACTTGATAACACTGAACTTCAAATGCAAGAACTCATGGATCGAAGGCCTTGTGAAGTCGGTCAAGGATGTGGCAGTCTATCTTTTCTAGATTTGAACCGAAGACGACTTGCTATTGAACCCAGAACTGGCATTGAGTTCCCAACAATATTGGATAACATGTTAGATACACAGAATAATTCTAGTTTAGCTTCCGAG GTGCTTGTTGGTACTGGATCAAGAACCATGAAGATCATCAAAATTAAGTCTCTGAAGGTGTATGCATTTGGTTTTT ATATTCATCCATACTCTGTTTGCAAGAAATTGGGTGCAAAGTATGCCTCTATTCCAGTGGATGAACTGAACAAACACAATGACTTTTATCAGGATCTTCTTAG CGAGGATATTGGTATGACTGTAAGGCTAGTTGTTAACTGCAATGGGATGAAAGTCAATACAGTAAGAGA TGCATTTGAAAAATCTCTTCGTGCTCGTTTAGTAAAG ACAAATCCCAACACTGATTATCGCTGCCTCAGTACATTTGGTTCCTACTTCACTCAAGATATTCCATTGCCTGCA GGAACAATAATTGACTTTCAGCGGACAGCTGATGGACAACTAATTACCAAAA TCGGAGGTAACCAGATTGGAGCAGTCCATAGCAAGGACTTATGCA GGGCTTTCTTTGACATGTACATCGGCGATTTCCCGGTGTCGGAGCAAACAAAAGAAGACATTGGCCGGAATGTGGCAAACATTATAAGGAGATGCTGA
- the LOC108482182 gene encoding endoglucanase 16-like, whose protein sequence is MGMTRPSAGALVAWLAVLLGYVVVVNGDNFNYKEALTKSLIFLEAQRSGKLPPNHRVAWRGDSCLNDGKEANMDLVGGYYDAGDNVKYGLPMAFTVTTLAWSAIVYNSELKSAGELGNTQAAIRWGTDYFLKAACKRNKLYVQVGDPEKEHQCWVRPENMKHPRPVLEINEKAPGTEIAAETSAALAASSIVFRRIDRPYARRLLNKAKMLFKFAREHKGSFDGECPFYCSFSGYHDELLWAAAWLYSATRDRTYFKYVTEEALHAVVDEFNWDLKYAGVQILLSKSFFQGGRDMQAYKEHADSFICSALPQSPYHKIPMTPAGLVHLRDGANLQYATGISFLFSIYGDLLQRFNQKVQCGDKRFDSTHLLAFAKQQMDYILGQNPQGRSYMVGFGKNPPKQAHHRGASIPLSDANSEVNCPMSFVRWYNKNTPNPNELTGAILGGPDNHDKFNDERWSSVYTEPCTYINSLAVGALAKLTRPLPVK, encoded by the exons ATGGGAATGACAAGACCATCTGCAGGAGCTCTTGTGGCATGGTTGGCTGTTTTGCTAGGGTATGTAGTGGTCGTTAATGGTGATAATTTTAACTACAAGGAAGCTCtcaccaagtcgctcattttctTGGAAGCACAAAGGTCAGGGAAACTCCCTCCCAATCATAGAGTAGCCTGGAGAGGTGATTCTTGTCTCAATGATGGCAAAGAAGCAAAT ATGGACCTCGTTGGAGGATATTATGATGCTGGTGACAATGTGAAGTATGGGTTACCAATGGCCTTCACAGTCACCACCTTGGCATGGTCTGCAATTGTTTACAATTCCGAATTAAAATCCGCCGGTGAGTTAGGAAATACTCAAGCTGCCATTCGATGGGGAACTGATTATTTCCTGAAAGCCGCTTGTAAACGTAACAAATTGTACGTGCAG GTTGGTGACCCTGAAAAAGAACATCAATGTTGGGTAAGACCAGAGAATATGAAGCACCCAAGACCTGTTTTGGAAATCAATGAGAAGGCACCTGGAACCGAGATTGCAGCTGAAACTTCAGCCGCATTGGCTGCTTCTTCTATAGTCTTTAGACGCATTGATCGTCCCTATGCACGTCGTCTCCTTAACAAAGCCAAAATG CTTTTCAAATTTGCTAGAGAACACAAGGGATCTTTCGATGGAGAATGCCCCTTCTATTGCTCTTTCTCTGGCTATCAT GATGAGTTGTTATGGGCGGCAGCATGGCTATACAGTGCCACACGCGACCGCACTTATTTCAAGTATGTCACGGAAGAAGCACTTCATGCGGTTGTGGATGAGTTCAACTGGGACCTCAAGTATGCTGGTGTCCAAATCCTCCTTTCTAAG TCTTTCTTTCAAGGTGGCCGTGATATGCAGGCCTACAAGGAGCATGCTGACAGTTTTATTTGTTCAGCCCTTCCTCAAAGTCCTTACCACAAAATTCCCATGACTCCAGCTGGTCTGGTTCATTTGAGAGATGGAGCCAACCTTCAATATGCTACTGGAATTTCTTTCCTCTTCAGTATCTATGGCGATTTGCTTCAAAGGTTCAACCAAAAGGTCCAATGTGGAGACAAACGTTTTGACTCTACTCACCTCTTGGCTTTTGCAAAGCAGCAG ATGGACTACATATTAGGTCAAAACCCACAAGGAAGATCGTACATGGTTGGGTTTGGGAAGAATCCACCAAAACAAGCGCACCACCGGGGTGCCTCAATCCCATTATCGGATGCCAATTCAGAGGTGAACTGCCCCATGAGTTTTGTTCGTTGGTACAACAAAAATACACCCAATCCAAATGAGTTAACCGGCGCCATCCTAGGTGGACCTGACAACCATGACAAGTTCAACGATGAACGCTGGTCATCCGTCTACACCGAGCCATGCACTTACATTAATTCTCTAGCAGTTGGGGCCTTGGCCAAGCTCACCCGCCCACTGCCTGTTAAATAA